Proteins encoded together in one Vitis vinifera cultivar Pinot Noir 40024 chromosome 4, ASM3070453v1 window:
- the LOC100262746 gene encoding aspartate--tRNA ligase 2, cytoplasmic, with protein MSSESQTPNLSVEDEAKAQSKKAAKKEAAKLEKQRRRQEAASSAASASVAGISIGDTPDPLASNYGDVPLLDLQSKEVTGLKWTDIGALTEDLKDQKVLIRGRAQTIRAVGKNIAFLVVRQMGFTVQCVLTVAPDLVSRHMVKYATGLSRESHVDIEGIISVPGVPIKGATQQVEVQVRKLYGISKAENLPINIEDAARSESEIEKALQAGEQLVRVNQDTRLNYRVLDLRTPANQAIFRVQCQVENIFRQFLLSEGFVGIHTPKLIGGSSEGGSAVFRLDYKGQPACLAQSPQLHKQMAICGDFGRVFEIGPVFRAEDSFTHRHLCEFTGLDVEMEIKEHYFEVMDIVDRLFVAMFDSLNENCKKELEAIERQYPFEPLKYLRKTLRLPFQEGVQMLKEVGMEVDPYGDLNTEAERKLGQLVLEKYGTEFYILHRYPLAVRPFYTMPSYDDPLYSNSFDVFIRGEEIISGAQRVHVPDFLEKRAEACGIDVKTISTYIDSFRYGAPPHGGFGVGLERVVMLFCALNNIRKTSLFPRDPTRIAP; from the exons ATGTCATCCGAATCACAAACCCCCAACCTATCCGTAGAAGACGAAGCCAAGGCCCAGAGCAAGAAAGCCGCCAAGAAAGAGGCCGCCAAACTTGAAAAGCAGCGCCGCCGCCAAGAAGCAGCCTCCTCCGCCGCCTCTGCCTCTGTTGCTGGAATTTCCATAGGTGACACTCCCGACCCCCTCGCTTCCAACTACGGCGATGTCCCTCTCCTTGATTTACAGTCCAAAGAGGTCACCGGTCTCAAATGGACGGACATTGGGGCTTTGACCGAGGATCTCAAGGACCAGAAGGTGTTGATCCGAGGGCGAGCACAGACCATTCGGGCCGTCGGCAAGAATATCGCCTTCTTGGTCGTCAGACAGATGGGTTTCACTGTTCAGTGCGTCTTGACGGTGGCTCCTGATCTAGTCAGTCGCCACATGGTGAAATACGCCACGGGATTGAGCCGCGAGTCCCATGTTGACATTGAAGGGATCATTTCTGTCCCCGGCGTTCCCATCAAGGGCGCTACACAACAG GTGGAAGTTCAAGTGAGGAAACTATATGGCATTAGCAAGGCTGAAAATCTACCAATTAATATTGAGGATGCTGCTCGAAGCGAAAGCGAAATTGAGAAGGCTTTGCAG GCTGGAGAGCAGCTTGTTCGTGTTAATCAGGATACCCGATTAAATTATAGGGTTCTTGACTTGAGAACCCCTGCTAATCAAGCAATTTTCCGCGTCCAGTGTCAAGTTGAAAAC ATATTTAGGCAGTTCTTGTTATCTGAAGGTTTTGTTGGAATCCATACACCCAAATTGATAGGAGGCTCTAGTGAAGGTGGTTCAGCTGTTTTCAGACTGGACTACAAAGGGCAACCTGCATGTCTGGCACAGTCACCTCAGCTTCACAAGCAAATGGCAATCTGTGGTGATTTTGGGCGTGTTTTCGAGATTGGTCCTGTTTTTAGAGCAGAGGACTCTTTCACTCATAGACATCTGTGTGAGTTTACAGGTCTTGATGTTGAAATGGAGATCAAGGAACACTATTTTGAG GTGATGGATATTGTGGACCGGTTATTCGTTGCAATGTTTGACAGTTTGAATGAGAATTGCAAGAAGGAGCTTGAAGCTATTGAGAGGCAGTATCCATTTGAACCTCTAAAG TACTTGCGAAAAACTTTACGACTTCCATTTCAAGAAGGGGTTCAAATGCTCAAG GAAGTTGGCATGGAAGTTGATCCTTATGGGGACCTGAACACAGAAGCAGAGAGAAAACTTGGCCAGCTAGTTCTGGAgaa ATATGGCACTGAATTTTACATACTTCACCGGTATCCTTTGGCTGTTAGGCCATTTTATACCATGCCTTCCTACGATGATCCATTGTACAGTAATTCATTTGATGTCTTTATTCGAG GTGAGGAGATCATCTCAGGGGCTCAGCGTGTTCATGTACCTGATTTCTTGGAAAAACGTGCAGAGGCTTGTGGCATTGATGTTAAGACTATATCAACATATATTGATTCCTTCcg GTATGGTGCACCTCCACATGGTGGGTTTGGAGTGGGTTTGGAGCGAGTGGTGATGCTCTTCTGTGCTCTTAATAATATTCGCAAAACTTCACTTTTCCCCCGCGATCCAACCAGAATTGCCCCATGA